Part of the Juglans regia cultivar Chandler chromosome 14, Walnut 2.0, whole genome shotgun sequence genome, TATTACTGCCACCAAGATCCCCGCTTTCTTGCCCCTGCTCATCCCGTCGGACGagctcttttcttcttttccgcTGCCGGAGCTCTTTTCCGGATTGATGTTGTCAGCTACTGGGCGAGGCTTCGGCGTCGGAGCCTGTGATTTTGGAGTCGGGGAGGAGTCTGGAGGGAGATTTGCTGGAGAAGGCGCCGGGGGAGATAAAGTCGACGGCGGGTTCACCGGAGCTCGAACGTTCGATTCCGGGGCCCGTGGCAGAGGAGATTCGGCGCCAAATGCAGGTGCCGGACTGGGTGAACTATCGGGAGCATGTGCAGGTACAGAGAGTTCCACCAAGGAGAACGCAAAAAGCAAGGAGATACAGAATTTTGGGAGTGCCGCCATTAGAAAGTATAATCTCTGGAATGCGCAAAAGCAGTGGGATCTGAGATGGCTAGAAAAGTAACAATGGTGGAGACTAGAGCAAAGAAAAAGTGTTGAATTGAAGCAGTAGTAGATCTGAAGAGAGCGGGTTAGGGAAGAAGGGACCTCGGGGAGCAGAGAAAAGAACTAGATTGACGGGAATGGCAACGGCAACGGAAGCATGCAGTGCAGTGAGTACAGGGACGACAAAGAtatagagagggagagggagagagagagaggaacgtGAAAGCAGTAAAGGAGACAAGATGGACGACTAGTAGCATTGGTGCCTTGGTGGTCTTAAAACGTTTGTCGTACGGTCTGGAGAGTTaggccttctttttttttacaattctcCTCAACTATTtcgtcttattttatttaattattatattttttaaatttttataaaatataaaataaataatttaattttttaaattttaaaataaaaataatattaaaaaaatatattttaataatattttatttaaattttaatttcaaatcatcacGTGTCTATACGAAGTCTTAAttgaaacaattttaaataaaaattaaaaattaaaataaatattattaaaatatattttttaatattattttttttttaaaacttaaaaattttgaattttttattatattttatataaaaatttaaaaatattataattataagatcagTTAAttatcactattcaaaccgGTGATGTTTCATTGTGAAAAGGGAGAGGTATCCAGTTCTCACAACGCGGGTTGAAAGTTCcacttttttcaataaaaagttTACGTACAgttatttttgaatataaaagaaataatacaaccaatcattttattagaatgtatataaaatataaaaaaataactatatatttttttatttttaatttaaatagaaaaagcaAAAGTCACGTCACCAAAATAACTGCACATAGATAAGTGCCAACTGATGaactttctaaataaatttatttaaaataattagatataaaaTGACTACttttacattaaaataatttaatatattaattcagttaatttaaaagttatacttCTATAactaaacattaaaaaagaatgtTACGGCACAGTAgaattttataaagttaaatttataaattaaattaattttatataatacgttaaatttattttataataaaaataattttataagttgATGTATCATATtcaatcacgtcaatttataaagagtaatattaaatacattTATGAGTTGTGTAAGTGTCgtatactcattttaaaaagaatgaatctattattaaaaaattaattttttatgtaaattctaTCTCTACTTACTTTTTTAAAGAGTACACAACACACAatctataattacaaatatcatttttcatttataaacttacttttaaaaaaaatatttgtgactATATTttctccttaaaaaaatagtaatattagatataattatttttgcatATTCATTATGCACTTTAATTATGTGATTGGCTACATTATTTCATTGAGTACACAAAAttaacctttttatttttttcatatttttttaatatttttaaatatatttaaaaaatatatcaatacactaatagtcacttctttaattaataagtaaaaaacaataaaaaaaaattaaatgcatgaatAGTCAAAATAAGAGAGCAAAATGAAGTGGCAttaattcttttcaaaatttttttacatcacacttcctattatttttctattatattaaaataatatttttttttattttttatttatatatctttaacTACTCGTTTTATTGTCTTTTCTGGAATGATCGGAATGAAACCTTTTAgcttattttttctcatttttgtaattatttcattatttgttgtactcatattttcgattttttatctataactttttttttaaatactcatatctctaaatgataatatattttaaaatcagtgcttttgtaataataatatttaaaaaaatcatattttcataaatggtcatttttttttttttaaatcgatcATCTCAATGGtgacattttgttttcaaatttcaattataacaaatatgagtatgagagaaagtgtagatgattaaaaaaataatttattttatttgttagattaatatatatatatatatttataaagtgatTTAGAAATGAATAACAGCTCTCCAAATATAGGGAGTTATTGTTCACATTCtaaaacttttctttaaaataggGATATGGTTGGAGGggtattttgttaaaaagttagATTTATTccttaaaatttagagattttgaggatttagagaaacaaatgagaatgctctaataataacgtattatattaaaagggtaaatgaattatttgatttataaaatttaaaatttaaaatttatcttttaaattaaattatatcacatgAATGATATAtggtgtaaatatttttaaatagaattattcattctttttactttaattaactaaaaaaactTGAAACTAAATGATTTtaactcaattttttaattataaatactttagtcataaatttttttataaaagtaaattcataaattaacatgatttgatatggtatgtttgtaaatttatttttgtaggatctTTTTATGCTagtcaacattttcttttttaatattatattttcatattaaaggaattttttttttttcgaaatcttgctcttttttaattgttttgaggaaaaaaacaaatttgcTAAGTGTGAAACTATTAGTGTGGGGGAAGACTTGACAGTTGACGCCGTTCAGTTGGGACTTTTATGCGAGGAAATGCTTGgattttgaaaatgagatcCGAACATTTCTTccggaattttatttttatttttattttttcatttaataattaagaaaatattttttaataatattataaattttttatttttttaaaaatatttataataattaaaaaaatacatgaaagaaaaaataatatactgttaaaaataattgtatacataattataattatattaagcGTTAAAcgtgaaaataatttctaaggTTTATTCCGAAATCAAATTACTCACTGACTTTTTTACTGaaaatttttactttattagattttaataaatatttaaattgacCCTTCATAGTAAAGTTGTTAGTGAACTGCGTTAAAGCAGTACAATGTTAGAGCATTGGTGTTTacttcatcaaaattattttcaaaatttgataaaaaatatatattttttataaattcaaaacctctctATCCATAATCCCGTATTAGATTAGCCATTCAAAGAGTTCTACTATGCTCAACTCCACTGAGAGGCCGTCATACCAGAAAGTCACAAGATGGTCTCTGGCTGATGGAAGCTGATTGGTTGTTGACCAACATCTCCTTTCATCCTTGTCCTTGTATTTATCACTACATTTTCCAGCATAGGTGCAATAATCACGGGCAAATAACACATCCAATTAGTTTCTATTATTCGTCAAAATGTCGCACAAATCAGTCTGAAACATGAACAGTCAGTAAATGCAAATTAACATTCGAGAAGAAAAGGCAAGAGTCAA contains:
- the LOC108990096 gene encoding uclacyanin-3-like, whose product is MAALPKFCISLLFAFSLVELSVPAHAPDSSPSPAPAFGAESPLPRAPESNVRAPVNPPSTLSPPAPSPANLPPDSSPTPKSQAPTPKPRPVADNINPEKSSGSGKEEKSSSDGMSRGKKAGILVAVIVAAGLAVVAGLVYKKRRDNIRRGQYGNALRREIL